One Anthonomus grandis grandis chromosome 13, icAntGran1.3, whole genome shotgun sequence DNA segment encodes these proteins:
- the LOC126743878 gene encoding polyhomeotic-proximal chromatin protein-like isoform X4: MIIMRLEKPKGLFRLKFKRPFKVRTIKEYNRFRERQLEKNKLKGVDGVSQHYDSLQQQQQQQQQQQQQQQHQAELQQHKQPLKDTTNTPPKCHKVNNNNEEGQNNNQEPSSTQDNEGNHQQGSRSLQCLETLAQKAGIHDITADDCKYDVANTLLNLDRGHEFIKQNVDMSVSMASDINKQQQMVDQNNQAVQQQQQQQEQQQQQQQQQQQQQQQYQQMQQQQQQQQQQQQQQQLVQAAQSPHLQQVTVNAQGQQCIQTATNMGPPQQPQHVQPMHQQQVAQQGQQVQIQTQGAQVLAAAQNAAQTSATITTMAPLQQNQQAAHPQQVDWGHGRVQVIQQPTQNSMYLQQLYNPQGQLLMPGNIALHSSINPQQIQVITKPFQGNLGNQIAAGPHMITAAQGKQAVLQGSQATTFPGYTTIPTIPTTQNQQTLVFSQLGVISSQPNILPNHSGQATAQVAQQKPQEMHKPGGQPMQFTNSLPWQFTNGIPQVWATNSLPSQALLAPNPIFIRGTQADGTPGMFIQQNPQTATIQTQQNQAIATQGTVAQATKTRPINENIQPKQTPNRPLNILPSNAANIRPASSVSTQTIGAQTPTYTLQTMGGNKQGAKMRTKAPQIRSPAPKADAANQTQMKSYTNLQQHIVGNKMLVMNTSTGMTTTMTPGSPMTAEKAQQLANQNKQAQQATNAQMQQVTLQQQQQQQQQQQQQQQQVMQQAMQQYQIQQQGQQQQQIAKPMMIQTIQGIPQQQIQMSTGDRPIVPVVSMSQQSAQQVQQQIQQQIPGAIQQGIQLQGNLAVTQQPMQMNMQQIHPQQIAQMTAPPGTILTSQIQPATNQTVVPQVVTQQQPVQQMQQITVAAQPQQQPQQQAVTQHQQQVPLPPAVPPVPDKDDTPSSMQQPTENFLQATAVNQMTPVSTTTVADQTSKDLVVTSDGSGPQPESKEAQDLLKPQPQDQLIQATPLPGTVPSQPATSTTTTSTTTSSEIGGIPLAATAEEVKERCPPKAMVKPQVSKILTHVIEDFVIQESSEPFPVNRSGMISEIKSAHSTNERDDEPPRKKLALSPGSLSPKGDMAKCEACGIVDHKSKFKKNKRFCSAACVKSGKNKEDKKKWDKPEDMDTDEHKAESTSPATAEDNIPKVDPLKWGVPEVVEFIKNLPGCSDYAEDFLIQEIDGQALMLLKADHLMTAMSIKLGPALKIVAKIDDMRTDKEPPKQQ, encoded by the exons ATGATAATAATGCGCTTGGAGAAACCGAAGGGACTGTTCAGGTTGAAATTCAAGAGACCGTTCAAGGTCAGAACCATCAAGGAGTACAACCGATTCAGAGAGAGACAGTTAGAGAAGAATAAACTTAAGGGAGTCGATGGAGT ATCTCAACACTACGATAGCCTacagcagcagcagcaacagcaacaacaacagcagcagcagcagcaacaCCAGGCAGAGTTACAACAGCACAAACAGCCCCTCAAGGATACGACAAACACGCCCCCCAAGTGTCACAAGGTGAACAATAATAACGAGGAGGGACAGAACAACAATCAGGAGCCGTCTTCTACGCAGGATAACGAGGGCAATCATCAACAAG GTTCGCGATCTCTACAGTGTTTGGAAACATTGGCCCAAAAGGCCGGGATACACGACATCACGGCGGACGATTGCAAGTACGATGTGGCAAACACACTTTTGAACTTGGACAGGGGACACGAGTTCATCAAACAAAACGTGGACATGTCGGTTTCTATGGCATCGGACATCAATAAGCAG CAACAAATGGTAGACCAAAACAATCAAGCTGtccaacaacaacaacaacaacaagaacaacaacagcaacaacaacaacaacagcagcaacaacaacaacagTATCAACAGATGCAACAGCAACAACAACAGCAGCAGCAACAACAGCAGCAACAACAACTTGTCCAGGCGGCGCAGAGTCCGCATCTGCAACAAGTGACCGTGAACGCGCAGGGGCAACAATGCATACAAACGGCGACGAACATGGGGCCCCCACAGCAGCCGCAGCACGTGCAACCGATGCATCAGCAACAAGTTGCGCAACAGGGTCAACAGGTTCAGATACAGACTCAGGGGGCGCAGGTTCTCGCCGCGGCGCAGAACGCTGCGCAAACGAGCGCCACCATTACCACTATGGCGCCGTTGCAACAGAATCAACAAGCCGCGCATCCGCAACAA GTTGACTGGGGTCACGGTAGGGTCCAAGTAATCCAACAGCCGACCCAAAACTCCATGTATCTGCAACAATTGTACAACCCCCAAGGGCAACTGCTGATGCCCGGAAATATCGCTTTGCATTCCAGCATCAATCCGCAACAAATCCAG GTTATAACTAAACCGTTCCAAGGTAACTTAGGTAACCAGATAGCGGCCGGTCCACACATGATAACCGCGGCCCAAGGGAAGCAAGCGGTGCTCCAGGGTAGTCAGGCGACCACGTTTCCCGGTTACACCACCATCCCGACCATTCCGACCACCCAGAATCAGCAAACGTTGGTGTTCAGTCAGCTGGGGGTGATCAGCTCTCAGCCGAATATACTGCCCAACCATTCTGGACAGGCGACCGCACAAGTTGCTCAACAGAAACCGCAGGAAATGCACAAA CCTGGCGGCCAACCGATGCAGTTCACCAACAGTCTTCCCTGGCAATTTACAAATGGTATTCCGCAAGTGTGGGCCACCAATAGCCTCCCATCCCAGGCTCTATTGGCCCCTAACCCGATTTTTATTAGGGGCACCCAGGCCGACGGCACCCCTGGGATGTTCATCCAACAGAACCCTCAGACTGCTACGATACAAACTCAACAAAATC AAGCCATCGCCACACAAGGAACAGTCGCCCAAGCGACCAAAACGCGCCCGATAAACGAAAACATTCAACCGAAACAGACTCCGAATCGTCCATTGAACATTTTGCCATCGAACGCGGCCAATATTCGACCGGCCAGTTCTGTTTCCACGCAAACGATAGGCGCCCAAACACCG ACATATACATTGCAGACGATGGGCGGGAACAAACAGGGGGCCAAGATGAGAACCAAAGCCCCACAAATACGATCTCCGGCACCGAAGGCCGACGCCGCCAACCAAACCCAAATGAAATCTTATACGAACCTACAACAGCACATCGTAGGCAACAA aatgttGGTGATGAACACTTCGACCGGTATGACGACAACGATGACGCCCGGCTCGCCAATGACCGCCGAGAAGGCCCAACAGTTGGCCAATCAGAACAAACAAGCTCAACAGGCGACCAACGCGCAGATGCAACAAGTCACTTTGCAACAGCAACAACAACAGCAGCAACAACAGCAGCAGCAACAACAGCAGGTGATGCAACAGGCGATGCAACAGTATCAGATACAGCAGCAGGGCCAACAGCAACAACAGATCGCCAAGCCTATGATGA TCCAAACGATCCAAGGTATCCCTCAGCAACAGATCCAAATGTCGACAGGTGACCGGCCTATAGTGCCGGTCGTGTCAATGTCACAGCAAAGTGCCCAGCAGGTGCAACAGCAGATTCAGCAGCAGATTCCGGGTGCGATACAGCAGGGTATCCAGTTACAAGGCAACCTGGCCGTTACGCAACAACCCATGCAGATGAACATGCAACAAATACATCCt cAACAAATCGCTCAGATGACAGCACCGCCTGGCACCATCCTAACCAGTCAAATACAGCCGGCGACCAATCAGACTGTAGTGCCCCAAGTGGTGACCCAGCAACAGCCCGTACAACAGATGCAACAAATCACCGTTGCCGCCCAACCTCAGCAACAGCCTCAGCAACAAGCGGTTACCCAGCACCAACAACAG GTTCCTCTTCCGCCGGCGGTACCTCCTGTACCCGATAAGGACGACACGCCATCTAGTATGCAACAACCGACTGAAAACTTTTTACAGGCGACAGCTGTCAATCAGATGACGCCGGTCAGTACCACCACCGTTGCAGATCAGACGTCAAAAGATTTGGTCGTCACTTCTGACG GGAGCGGTCCTCAACCAGAATCCAAAGAAGCTCAGGATCTCTTAAAACCTCAACCGCAAGACCAACTGATCCAAGCTACACCCCTACCGGGTACCGTGCCCAGTCAACCGGCCACCTCGACGACCACCACGAGTACCACCACCTCCTCGGAAATCGGTGGTATACCACTGGCTGCTACCGCCGAAGAGGTGAAAGAGAGGTGTCCTCCTAAGGCGATGGTCAAGCCTCAGGTCAGTAAA ATTCTCACTCACGTGATCGAGGACTTTGTGATACAGGAGTCCTCTGAACCGTTCCCGGTTAATAGGAGCGGCATGATTAGCGAAATTAAATCGGCACATTCGACGAACGAGAGGGACGACGAACCACCaa GAAAAAAACTGGCATTATCGCCAGGTTCTTTATCACCGAAAGGCGACATGGCCAAATGCGAGGCCTGCGGAATCGTCGATCACAAGTCGAAGTTCAAGAAAAATAAGAGATTTTGTTCGGCAGCGTGTGTCAAAAG TGGTAAGAATAAGGAGGACAAGAAGAAATGGGACAAACCGGAGGACATGGATACCGACGAGCATAAGGCCGAAAGTACCAGTCCCGCCACTGCTGAGGACAATATCCCGAAAGTGGATCCTCTTAAATGGGGG gTGCCAGAAGTGGTGGAATTTATCAAGAACTTACCTGGATGCTCCGATTACGCGGAAGACTTCCTGATCCAAGAGATCGACGGTCAAGCTCTGATGCTCCTGAAGGCGGACCATTTGATGACCGCTATGTCGATAAAACTCGGTCCGGCCCTAAAAATTGTCGCGAAAATCGACGATATGCGTACTGATAAGGAACCACCCAAGCAACAATAA
- the LOC126743878 gene encoding polyhomeotic-proximal chromatin protein-like isoform X1, which produces MFLTLSLVIIFYLLSSRYNINDDVVFRYFPLVIWNVVGVSGFLRKVLVRHDNTSEQLSKRSQHYDSLQQQQQQQQQQQQQQQHQAELQQHKQPLKDTTNTPPKCHKVNNNNEEGQNNNQEPSSTQDNEGNHQQGSRSLQCLETLAQKAGIHDITADDCKYDVANTLLNLDRGHEFIKQNVDMSVSMASDINKQQQMVDQNNQAVQQQQQQQEQQQQQQQQQQQQQQQYQQMQQQQQQQQQQQQQQQLVQAAQSPHLQQVTVNAQGQQCIQTATNMGPPQQPQHVQPMHQQQVAQQGQQVQIQTQGAQVLAAAQNAAQTSATITTMAPLQQNQQAAHPQQVDWGHGRVQVIQQPTQNSMYLQQLYNPQGQLLMPGNIALHSSINPQQIQVITKPFQGNLGNQIAAGPHMITAAQGKQAVLQGSQATTFPGYTTIPTIPTTQNQQTLVFSQLGVISSQPNILPNHSGQATAQVAQQKPQEMHKPGGQPMQFTNSLPWQFTNGIPQVWATNSLPSQALLAPNPIFIRGTQADGTPGMFIQQNPQTATIQTQQNQAIATQGTVAQATKTRPINENIQPKQTPNRPLNILPSNAANIRPASSVSTQTIGAQTPTYTLQTMGGNKQGAKMRTKAPQIRSPAPKADAANQTQMKSYTNLQQHIVGNKMLVMNTSTGMTTTMTPGSPMTAEKAQQLANQNKQAQQATNAQMQQVTLQQQQQQQQQQQQQQQQVMQQAMQQYQIQQQGQQQQQIAKPMMIQTIQGIPQQQIQMSTGDRPIVPVVSMSQQSAQQVQQQIQQQIPGAIQQGIQLQGNLAVTQQPMQMNMQQIHPQQIAQMTAPPGTILTSQIQPATNQTVVPQVVTQQQPVQQMQQITVAAQPQQQPQQQAVTQHQQQVPLPPAVPPVPDKDDTPSSMQQPTENFLQATAVNQMTPVSTTTVADQTSKDLVVTSDGSGPQPESKEAQDLLKPQPQDQLIQATPLPGTVPSQPATSTTTTSTTTSSEIGGIPLAATAEEVKERCPPKAMVKPQVSKILTHVIEDFVIQESSEPFPVNRSGMISEIKSAHSTNERDDEPPRKKLALSPGSLSPKGDMAKCEACGIVDHKSKFKKNKRFCSAACVKSGKNKEDKKKWDKPEDMDTDEHKAESTSPATAEDNIPKVDPLKWGVPEVVEFIKNLPGCSDYAEDFLIQEIDGQALMLLKADHLMTAMSIKLGPALKIVAKIDDMRTDKEPPKQQ; this is translated from the exons ATCTCAACACTACGATAGCCTacagcagcagcagcaacagcaacaacaacagcagcagcagcagcaacaCCAGGCAGAGTTACAACAGCACAAACAGCCCCTCAAGGATACGACAAACACGCCCCCCAAGTGTCACAAGGTGAACAATAATAACGAGGAGGGACAGAACAACAATCAGGAGCCGTCTTCTACGCAGGATAACGAGGGCAATCATCAACAAG GTTCGCGATCTCTACAGTGTTTGGAAACATTGGCCCAAAAGGCCGGGATACACGACATCACGGCGGACGATTGCAAGTACGATGTGGCAAACACACTTTTGAACTTGGACAGGGGACACGAGTTCATCAAACAAAACGTGGACATGTCGGTTTCTATGGCATCGGACATCAATAAGCAG CAACAAATGGTAGACCAAAACAATCAAGCTGtccaacaacaacaacaacaacaagaacaacaacagcaacaacaacaacaacagcagcaacaacaacaacagTATCAACAGATGCAACAGCAACAACAACAGCAGCAGCAACAACAGCAGCAACAACAACTTGTCCAGGCGGCGCAGAGTCCGCATCTGCAACAAGTGACCGTGAACGCGCAGGGGCAACAATGCATACAAACGGCGACGAACATGGGGCCCCCACAGCAGCCGCAGCACGTGCAACCGATGCATCAGCAACAAGTTGCGCAACAGGGTCAACAGGTTCAGATACAGACTCAGGGGGCGCAGGTTCTCGCCGCGGCGCAGAACGCTGCGCAAACGAGCGCCACCATTACCACTATGGCGCCGTTGCAACAGAATCAACAAGCCGCGCATCCGCAACAA GTTGACTGGGGTCACGGTAGGGTCCAAGTAATCCAACAGCCGACCCAAAACTCCATGTATCTGCAACAATTGTACAACCCCCAAGGGCAACTGCTGATGCCCGGAAATATCGCTTTGCATTCCAGCATCAATCCGCAACAAATCCAG GTTATAACTAAACCGTTCCAAGGTAACTTAGGTAACCAGATAGCGGCCGGTCCACACATGATAACCGCGGCCCAAGGGAAGCAAGCGGTGCTCCAGGGTAGTCAGGCGACCACGTTTCCCGGTTACACCACCATCCCGACCATTCCGACCACCCAGAATCAGCAAACGTTGGTGTTCAGTCAGCTGGGGGTGATCAGCTCTCAGCCGAATATACTGCCCAACCATTCTGGACAGGCGACCGCACAAGTTGCTCAACAGAAACCGCAGGAAATGCACAAA CCTGGCGGCCAACCGATGCAGTTCACCAACAGTCTTCCCTGGCAATTTACAAATGGTATTCCGCAAGTGTGGGCCACCAATAGCCTCCCATCCCAGGCTCTATTGGCCCCTAACCCGATTTTTATTAGGGGCACCCAGGCCGACGGCACCCCTGGGATGTTCATCCAACAGAACCCTCAGACTGCTACGATACAAACTCAACAAAATC AAGCCATCGCCACACAAGGAACAGTCGCCCAAGCGACCAAAACGCGCCCGATAAACGAAAACATTCAACCGAAACAGACTCCGAATCGTCCATTGAACATTTTGCCATCGAACGCGGCCAATATTCGACCGGCCAGTTCTGTTTCCACGCAAACGATAGGCGCCCAAACACCG ACATATACATTGCAGACGATGGGCGGGAACAAACAGGGGGCCAAGATGAGAACCAAAGCCCCACAAATACGATCTCCGGCACCGAAGGCCGACGCCGCCAACCAAACCCAAATGAAATCTTATACGAACCTACAACAGCACATCGTAGGCAACAA aatgttGGTGATGAACACTTCGACCGGTATGACGACAACGATGACGCCCGGCTCGCCAATGACCGCCGAGAAGGCCCAACAGTTGGCCAATCAGAACAAACAAGCTCAACAGGCGACCAACGCGCAGATGCAACAAGTCACTTTGCAACAGCAACAACAACAGCAGCAACAACAGCAGCAGCAACAACAGCAGGTGATGCAACAGGCGATGCAACAGTATCAGATACAGCAGCAGGGCCAACAGCAACAACAGATCGCCAAGCCTATGATGA TCCAAACGATCCAAGGTATCCCTCAGCAACAGATCCAAATGTCGACAGGTGACCGGCCTATAGTGCCGGTCGTGTCAATGTCACAGCAAAGTGCCCAGCAGGTGCAACAGCAGATTCAGCAGCAGATTCCGGGTGCGATACAGCAGGGTATCCAGTTACAAGGCAACCTGGCCGTTACGCAACAACCCATGCAGATGAACATGCAACAAATACATCCt cAACAAATCGCTCAGATGACAGCACCGCCTGGCACCATCCTAACCAGTCAAATACAGCCGGCGACCAATCAGACTGTAGTGCCCCAAGTGGTGACCCAGCAACAGCCCGTACAACAGATGCAACAAATCACCGTTGCCGCCCAACCTCAGCAACAGCCTCAGCAACAAGCGGTTACCCAGCACCAACAACAG GTTCCTCTTCCGCCGGCGGTACCTCCTGTACCCGATAAGGACGACACGCCATCTAGTATGCAACAACCGACTGAAAACTTTTTACAGGCGACAGCTGTCAATCAGATGACGCCGGTCAGTACCACCACCGTTGCAGATCAGACGTCAAAAGATTTGGTCGTCACTTCTGACG GGAGCGGTCCTCAACCAGAATCCAAAGAAGCTCAGGATCTCTTAAAACCTCAACCGCAAGACCAACTGATCCAAGCTACACCCCTACCGGGTACCGTGCCCAGTCAACCGGCCACCTCGACGACCACCACGAGTACCACCACCTCCTCGGAAATCGGTGGTATACCACTGGCTGCTACCGCCGAAGAGGTGAAAGAGAGGTGTCCTCCTAAGGCGATGGTCAAGCCTCAGGTCAGTAAA ATTCTCACTCACGTGATCGAGGACTTTGTGATACAGGAGTCCTCTGAACCGTTCCCGGTTAATAGGAGCGGCATGATTAGCGAAATTAAATCGGCACATTCGACGAACGAGAGGGACGACGAACCACCaa GAAAAAAACTGGCATTATCGCCAGGTTCTTTATCACCGAAAGGCGACATGGCCAAATGCGAGGCCTGCGGAATCGTCGATCACAAGTCGAAGTTCAAGAAAAATAAGAGATTTTGTTCGGCAGCGTGTGTCAAAAG TGGTAAGAATAAGGAGGACAAGAAGAAATGGGACAAACCGGAGGACATGGATACCGACGAGCATAAGGCCGAAAGTACCAGTCCCGCCACTGCTGAGGACAATATCCCGAAAGTGGATCCTCTTAAATGGGGG gTGCCAGAAGTGGTGGAATTTATCAAGAACTTACCTGGATGCTCCGATTACGCGGAAGACTTCCTGATCCAAGAGATCGACGGTCAAGCTCTGATGCTCCTGAAGGCGGACCATTTGATGACCGCTATGTCGATAAAACTCGGTCCGGCCCTAAAAATTGTCGCGAAAATCGACGATATGCGTACTGATAAGGAACCACCCAAGCAACAATAA
- the LOC126743878 gene encoding polyhomeotic-proximal chromatin protein-like isoform X2 produces MFLTLSLVIIFYLLSSRYNINDDVVFRYFPLVIWNVVGVSGFLRKVLVRHDNTSEQLSKRSQHYDSLQQQQQQQQQQQQQQQHQAELQQHKQPLKDTTNTPPKCHKVNNNNEEGQNNNQEPSSTQDNEGNHQQGSRSLQCLETLAQKAGIHDITADDCKYDVANTLLNLDRGHEFIKQNVDMSVSMASDINKQQQMVDQNNQAVQQQQQQQEQQQQQQQQQQQQQQQYQQMQQQQQQQQQQQQQQQLVQAAQSPHLQQVTVNAQGQQCIQTATNMGPPQQPQHVQPMHQQQVAQQGQQVQIQTQGAQVLAAAQNAAQTSATITTMAPLQQNQQAAHPQQVDWGHGRVQVIQQPTQNSMYLQQLYNPQGQLLMPGNIALHSSINPQQIQVITKPFQGNLGNQIAAGPHMITAAQGKQAVLQGSQATTFPGYTTIPTIPTTQNQQTLVFSQLGVISSQPNILPNHSGQATAQVAQQKPQEMHKPGGQPMQFTNSLPWQFTNGIPQVWATNSLPSQALLAPNPIFIRGTQADGTPGMFIQQNPQTATIQTQQNQAIATQGTVAQATKTRPINENIQPKQTPNRPLNILPSNAANIRPASSVSTQTIGAQTPTYTLQTMGGNKQGAKMRTKAPQIRSPAPKADAANQTQMKSYTNLQQHIVGNKMLVMNTSTGMTTTMTPGSPMTAEKAQQLANQNKQAQQATNAQMQQVTLQQQQQQQQQQQQQQQQVMQQAMQQYQIQQQGQQQQQIAKPMMIQTIQGIPQQQIQMSTGDRPIVPVVSMSQQSAQQVQQQIQQQIPGAIQQGIQLQGNLAVTQQPMQMNMQQIHPQQIAQMTAPPGTILTSQIQPATNQTVVPQVVTQQQPVQQMQQITVAAQPQQQPQQQAVTQHQQQVPLPPAVPPVPDKDDTPSSMQQPTENFLQATAVNQMTPVSTTTVADQTSKDLVVTSDGSGPQPESKEAQDLLKPQPQDQLIQATPLPGTVPSQPATSTTTTSTTTSSEIGGIPLAATAEEVKERCPPKAMVKPQILTHVIEDFVIQESSEPFPVNRSGMISEIKSAHSTNERDDEPPRKKLALSPGSLSPKGDMAKCEACGIVDHKSKFKKNKRFCSAACVKSGKNKEDKKKWDKPEDMDTDEHKAESTSPATAEDNIPKVDPLKWGVPEVVEFIKNLPGCSDYAEDFLIQEIDGQALMLLKADHLMTAMSIKLGPALKIVAKIDDMRTDKEPPKQQ; encoded by the exons ATCTCAACACTACGATAGCCTacagcagcagcagcaacagcaacaacaacagcagcagcagcagcaacaCCAGGCAGAGTTACAACAGCACAAACAGCCCCTCAAGGATACGACAAACACGCCCCCCAAGTGTCACAAGGTGAACAATAATAACGAGGAGGGACAGAACAACAATCAGGAGCCGTCTTCTACGCAGGATAACGAGGGCAATCATCAACAAG GTTCGCGATCTCTACAGTGTTTGGAAACATTGGCCCAAAAGGCCGGGATACACGACATCACGGCGGACGATTGCAAGTACGATGTGGCAAACACACTTTTGAACTTGGACAGGGGACACGAGTTCATCAAACAAAACGTGGACATGTCGGTTTCTATGGCATCGGACATCAATAAGCAG CAACAAATGGTAGACCAAAACAATCAAGCTGtccaacaacaacaacaacaacaagaacaacaacagcaacaacaacaacaacagcagcaacaacaacaacagTATCAACAGATGCAACAGCAACAACAACAGCAGCAGCAACAACAGCAGCAACAACAACTTGTCCAGGCGGCGCAGAGTCCGCATCTGCAACAAGTGACCGTGAACGCGCAGGGGCAACAATGCATACAAACGGCGACGAACATGGGGCCCCCACAGCAGCCGCAGCACGTGCAACCGATGCATCAGCAACAAGTTGCGCAACAGGGTCAACAGGTTCAGATACAGACTCAGGGGGCGCAGGTTCTCGCCGCGGCGCAGAACGCTGCGCAAACGAGCGCCACCATTACCACTATGGCGCCGTTGCAACAGAATCAACAAGCCGCGCATCCGCAACAA GTTGACTGGGGTCACGGTAGGGTCCAAGTAATCCAACAGCCGACCCAAAACTCCATGTATCTGCAACAATTGTACAACCCCCAAGGGCAACTGCTGATGCCCGGAAATATCGCTTTGCATTCCAGCATCAATCCGCAACAAATCCAG GTTATAACTAAACCGTTCCAAGGTAACTTAGGTAACCAGATAGCGGCCGGTCCACACATGATAACCGCGGCCCAAGGGAAGCAAGCGGTGCTCCAGGGTAGTCAGGCGACCACGTTTCCCGGTTACACCACCATCCCGACCATTCCGACCACCCAGAATCAGCAAACGTTGGTGTTCAGTCAGCTGGGGGTGATCAGCTCTCAGCCGAATATACTGCCCAACCATTCTGGACAGGCGACCGCACAAGTTGCTCAACAGAAACCGCAGGAAATGCACAAA CCTGGCGGCCAACCGATGCAGTTCACCAACAGTCTTCCCTGGCAATTTACAAATGGTATTCCGCAAGTGTGGGCCACCAATAGCCTCCCATCCCAGGCTCTATTGGCCCCTAACCCGATTTTTATTAGGGGCACCCAGGCCGACGGCACCCCTGGGATGTTCATCCAACAGAACCCTCAGACTGCTACGATACAAACTCAACAAAATC AAGCCATCGCCACACAAGGAACAGTCGCCCAAGCGACCAAAACGCGCCCGATAAACGAAAACATTCAACCGAAACAGACTCCGAATCGTCCATTGAACATTTTGCCATCGAACGCGGCCAATATTCGACCGGCCAGTTCTGTTTCCACGCAAACGATAGGCGCCCAAACACCG ACATATACATTGCAGACGATGGGCGGGAACAAACAGGGGGCCAAGATGAGAACCAAAGCCCCACAAATACGATCTCCGGCACCGAAGGCCGACGCCGCCAACCAAACCCAAATGAAATCTTATACGAACCTACAACAGCACATCGTAGGCAACAA aatgttGGTGATGAACACTTCGACCGGTATGACGACAACGATGACGCCCGGCTCGCCAATGACCGCCGAGAAGGCCCAACAGTTGGCCAATCAGAACAAACAAGCTCAACAGGCGACCAACGCGCAGATGCAACAAGTCACTTTGCAACAGCAACAACAACAGCAGCAACAACAGCAGCAGCAACAACAGCAGGTGATGCAACAGGCGATGCAACAGTATCAGATACAGCAGCAGGGCCAACAGCAACAACAGATCGCCAAGCCTATGATGA TCCAAACGATCCAAGGTATCCCTCAGCAACAGATCCAAATGTCGACAGGTGACCGGCCTATAGTGCCGGTCGTGTCAATGTCACAGCAAAGTGCCCAGCAGGTGCAACAGCAGATTCAGCAGCAGATTCCGGGTGCGATACAGCAGGGTATCCAGTTACAAGGCAACCTGGCCGTTACGCAACAACCCATGCAGATGAACATGCAACAAATACATCCt cAACAAATCGCTCAGATGACAGCACCGCCTGGCACCATCCTAACCAGTCAAATACAGCCGGCGACCAATCAGACTGTAGTGCCCCAAGTGGTGACCCAGCAACAGCCCGTACAACAGATGCAACAAATCACCGTTGCCGCCCAACCTCAGCAACAGCCTCAGCAACAAGCGGTTACCCAGCACCAACAACAG GTTCCTCTTCCGCCGGCGGTACCTCCTGTACCCGATAAGGACGACACGCCATCTAGTATGCAACAACCGACTGAAAACTTTTTACAGGCGACAGCTGTCAATCAGATGACGCCGGTCAGTACCACCACCGTTGCAGATCAGACGTCAAAAGATTTGGTCGTCACTTCTGACG GGAGCGGTCCTCAACCAGAATCCAAAGAAGCTCAGGATCTCTTAAAACCTCAACCGCAAGACCAACTGATCCAAGCTACACCCCTACCGGGTACCGTGCCCAGTCAACCGGCCACCTCGACGACCACCACGAGTACCACCACCTCCTCGGAAATCGGTGGTATACCACTGGCTGCTACCGCCGAAGAGGTGAAAGAGAGGTGTCCTCCTAAGGCGATGGTCAAGCCTCAG ATTCTCACTCACGTGATCGAGGACTTTGTGATACAGGAGTCCTCTGAACCGTTCCCGGTTAATAGGAGCGGCATGATTAGCGAAATTAAATCGGCACATTCGACGAACGAGAGGGACGACGAACCACCaa GAAAAAAACTGGCATTATCGCCAGGTTCTTTATCACCGAAAGGCGACATGGCCAAATGCGAGGCCTGCGGAATCGTCGATCACAAGTCGAAGTTCAAGAAAAATAAGAGATTTTGTTCGGCAGCGTGTGTCAAAAG TGGTAAGAATAAGGAGGACAAGAAGAAATGGGACAAACCGGAGGACATGGATACCGACGAGCATAAGGCCGAAAGTACCAGTCCCGCCACTGCTGAGGACAATATCCCGAAAGTGGATCCTCTTAAATGGGGG gTGCCAGAAGTGGTGGAATTTATCAAGAACTTACCTGGATGCTCCGATTACGCGGAAGACTTCCTGATCCAAGAGATCGACGGTCAAGCTCTGATGCTCCTGAAGGCGGACCATTTGATGACCGCTATGTCGATAAAACTCGGTCCGGCCCTAAAAATTGTCGCGAAAATCGACGATATGCGTACTGATAAGGAACCACCCAAGCAACAATAA